The Aquificaceae bacterium genome includes a region encoding these proteins:
- a CDS encoding ferredoxin oxidoreductase encodes MYYVAEVINEECTKYNCKQCTLFCPEPNTLMYTDEEHHAYVIQDRCKGCALCVYVCINLLKRNAIHMVMPEVHAEK; translated from the coding sequence ATGTACTATGTGGCAGAGGTGATCAACGAAGAGTGCACCAAATACAACTGCAAGCAATGCACCCTTTTCTGCCCAGAGCCCAATACCCTCATGTATACAGATGAGGAACATCATGCTTATGTAATTCAGGACAGATGCAAGGGCTGTGCCCTGTGTGTGTATGTTTGTATAAACCTTTTGAAGAGAAACGCCATTCACATGGTGATGCCAGAGGTGCATGCGGAGAAGTAA
- a CDS encoding Uma2 family endonuclease codes for MAIKEKPWTYQDYLQLGDEKRYEIIEGELLEMPAPSIRHQKVLWNLTGLFRDYHTKTKSGLFLFAPVDVVLSETEVVQPDLIYISEDRLSIVKERAVEGVPDMVVEIVSPASYTKDTHEKKNLYAKHGVREYWLILPELKLVEVLTLEGGDYRVHSLSSEKGVVCSKILEGLCLDLEEIF; via the coding sequence ATGGCTATAAAAGAAAAACCCTGGACCTATCAGGACTATCTTCAGCTTGGGGATGAAAAGAGGTATGAGATAATTGAGGGAGAGCTTCTGGAAATGCCAGCACCCAGTATAAGGCATCAAAAAGTCCTGTGGAATCTGACTGGTCTTTTTAGAGACTATCATACAAAAACCAAAAGCGGTCTTTTTCTCTTCGCTCCAGTTGATGTGGTTCTGTCTGAGACGGAAGTTGTTCAGCCAGACCTTATATATATTTCAGAAGATAGGTTGTCTATTGTAAAGGAGAGGGCAGTGGAAGGGGTTCCAGATATGGTTGTGGAAATAGTTTCACCTGCATCATATACAAAAGACACACATGAAAAGAAAAATCTCTATGCAAAGCATGGTGTAAGGGAATACTGGTTGATTCTACCAGAACTAAAGCTAGTTGAAGTGCTTACACTGGAAGGAGGGGACTACAGGGTTCATTCCCTGTCTTCTGAGAAGGGCGTGGTGTGTTCAAAAATTCTGGAAGGCCTTTGCTTAGATTTAGAAGAAATCTTTTAA
- a CDS encoding carbon monoxide dehydrogenase beta subunit family protein: MATLGPSGFSPYPVAVYEEVLNPPPGKALMFNEVVDEELAMREAAIAMLTRPNPTIFPGPQVLYAWNEEAKEKARLVKRMAEVLGAKIIPMYDYRPKYPKINPAVEINPNHPNLTIWHNKIKACIFVGVHCHYANVALKIIRAETDCFTIAMCGMAGHEDAMITLRDQHVEEMEKFIKIAEEVKRELCR, encoded by the coding sequence ATGGCAACACTTGGACCGAGCGGTTTTTCACCTTATCCGGTGGCCGTTTACGAAGAGGTTCTGAACCCACCGCCGGGTAAGGCTCTCATGTTCAATGAGGTGGTGGATGAAGAGCTTGCCATGAGAGAGGCTGCCATAGCCATGCTTACAAGACCCAACCCCACCATATTCCCCGGTCCGCAGGTTCTCTACGCATGGAATGAGGAGGCGAAGGAAAAAGCAAGGCTTGTTAAAAGAATGGCAGAGGTGCTTGGTGCAAAGATAATTCCCATGTATGACTACAGACCAAAATACCCCAAGATAAACCCGGCGGTTGAAATAAACCCAAACCATCCAAACCTCACCATATGGCACAACAAGATAAAAGCCTGTATATTTGTGGGTGTCCACTGCCATTATGCCAATGTGGCCCTGAAGATAATAAGGGCGGAGACGGATTGCTTTACCATAGCTATGTGCGGTATGGCAGGACACGAAGATGCCATGATAACCCTCAGGGACCAGCATGTGGAAGAGATGGAGAAGTTTATAAAAATAGCCGAAGAGGTAAAAAGGGAGCTCTGTAGATGA
- a CDS encoding Uma2 family endonuclease, whose product MKAAEKLWNYEDYLKLEGEKRYEIIDGELVEMPAPGVRHQEILKRLARHFETVEKRGIGLYYFSPIDLVLSEKDVFQPDLVVVLKENYSIIQDRGIFGAPDLVVEVISPSTFKKDTEEKRELYAKSGVKEYWLVIPELKIIEVLTLRSGKYEVHSFACESGKVCSRLLEDLCIELEELFR is encoded by the coding sequence ATGAAAGCTGCAGAAAAGCTCTGGAATTACGAGGATTATCTGAAGCTGGAAGGTGAAAAGAGGTATGAGATAATTGATGGAGAGCTTGTGGAAATGCCGGCACCAGGTGTGAGACATCAGGAAATCTTAAAGAGGCTTGCCAGACACTTTGAGACTGTTGAAAAAAGAGGTATAGGTCTTTATTATTTCTCACCTATTGACCTCGTGCTTTCTGAAAAGGATGTTTTTCAGCCAGACCTTGTGGTGGTGCTAAAGGAAAACTACTCCATAATTCAGGATAGGGGCATATTTGGTGCTCCAGACCTTGTGGTGGAGGTTATTTCACCTTCAACTTTCAAGAAAGACACAGAAGAAAAGAGAGAACTGTATGCTAAGTCTGGAGTAAAGGAATACTGGTTGGTTATACCTGAGCTGAAAATTATAGAAGTGCTTACGCTAAGGTCCGGCAAGTATGAGGTTCACTCTTTTGCCTGCGAAAGTGGCAAGGTATGCTCAAGGCTCCTTGAAGACTTATGCATTGAGCTGGAGGAGCTCTTCCGGTGA